From the Leptospirales bacterium genome, one window contains:
- the lpxI gene encoding UDP-2,3-diacylglucosamine diphosphatase LpxI (LpxI, functionally equivalent to LpxH, replaces it in LPS biosynthesis in a minority of bacteria.): MLPKEGGAGRLGILAGRGELPWIAGRAAIRAGENPCFFLFTDEPPPADLQDRCELVVLTRFYSSFLRAAQKQRISRLLLLGKATRDLLYNRPRFDLRTLFLIARLASQSDYSLFERLAQVVEQRGIRIIDQATYLKELQLTPGRYGRKLSAAQLADVLFGLGHAAEINRLDIGQTVVVGNRAVLSVEAAEGTDQCIRRGGSLFRGRGAVVCKLAKSDHDGRFDIPVTGLSTLESMIESKCRVLVFEYDRTFVVQPAEFLQRAAAAGITVLAVDRSQLSAPYLKKLNGRAAPPIR, encoded by the coding sequence ATGCTGCCAAAGGAAGGCGGTGCAGGCCGCCTGGGCATTCTGGCCGGTCGCGGAGAGTTGCCCTGGATTGCGGGTCGCGCCGCTATTCGCGCCGGCGAGAATCCATGCTTTTTCCTTTTTACGGACGAGCCGCCGCCGGCGGATCTACAGGATCGCTGCGAGCTGGTGGTACTCACTCGCTTTTATAGTTCATTTCTGCGCGCAGCGCAAAAACAGAGAATTTCCAGGCTGTTGCTTCTGGGCAAGGCGACGCGCGATTTGCTCTACAATCGGCCGCGCTTCGATTTGCGGACGCTTTTCCTGATTGCACGTCTGGCCAGCCAGAGCGACTACTCTCTCTTCGAGCGTCTGGCCCAGGTTGTCGAGCAGCGGGGCATTCGGATCATCGATCAGGCTACGTACTTGAAGGAGCTGCAACTAACGCCGGGACGCTATGGCCGCAAGCTGAGCGCCGCGCAGTTGGCGGACGTGCTCTTTGGTCTGGGCCATGCGGCGGAAATCAACCGTCTGGATATCGGGCAGACGGTTGTTGTAGGCAATCGCGCCGTGCTATCTGTAGAGGCCGCAGAAGGGACCGATCAGTGCATCCGCCGCGGCGGGTCGCTCTTTCGCGGTCGCGGAGCGGTGGTCTGCAAACTGGCCAAGAGCGACCACGATGGACGCTTCGATATCCCTGTGACCGGACTTTCTACCCTGGAGAGTATGATCGAGTCGAAATGTCGCGTGCTGGTCTTTGAGTACGATCGCACCTTTGTTGTTCAACCCGCTGAATTCTTGCAGCGTGCGGCGGCGGCCGGCATCACCGTTCTTGCTGTTGATCGCAGCCAGCTCTCCGCGCCCTACCTGAAAAAACTAAATGGTCGGGCTGCGCCGCCAATACGATGA
- the lpxB gene encoding lipid-A-disaccharide synthase → MIVAGEHSGDLLGADLIAELKLRGFGAFFGTGGDEMQRQGAELITHVREMNVVGFVEALRAYRRLKLLAQRLRREAQARKAGMAILIDYPGFNLRLADMLRSDRLFVVCLVSPQLWAWNYGRIAAIRRSVDLMLPLFPFEEQIYREEGVPAAAIGHPLVQRIPRRLRREPPLALQSARRPVIALLPGSRRSEVSRLVIPMLDAARILKRAYPRLRLLLAGVEQRLDPLLRSALQRYPDLEVDYSIGQSLRILESCDATIIASGTATLEAAYLGKPMVLLYRVGWLNLFLISAVIRTRFIGIVNILARRPTVLELLQTEATGENAAREICRILEDRSYREAMLQELAYVRKQMGRGNPAAHASDLILDRIRQLTGR, encoded by the coding sequence TTGATTGTTGCCGGCGAACATTCCGGCGATCTCCTTGGGGCGGACCTCATCGCCGAGCTCAAGCTGCGCGGCTTCGGCGCCTTCTTTGGCACGGGCGGCGATGAAATGCAGCGTCAGGGAGCGGAGCTGATCACTCATGTCCGCGAAATGAACGTAGTTGGCTTTGTCGAAGCGCTGCGGGCATATCGCCGGCTGAAGCTGCTGGCGCAGCGCTTGCGTCGCGAGGCGCAAGCGCGCAAGGCCGGCATGGCCATCCTGATCGACTATCCTGGCTTCAATTTACGCCTGGCTGACATGCTGCGTTCCGATCGACTATTTGTAGTCTGCCTGGTGAGTCCGCAGTTGTGGGCCTGGAATTATGGGCGTATTGCCGCCATCCGGCGTTCCGTGGATTTGATGTTGCCGCTTTTCCCGTTTGAGGAGCAGATCTACCGCGAGGAGGGAGTGCCGGCGGCGGCCATCGGTCATCCGCTGGTGCAACGTATTCCCCGGCGCCTGCGGCGGGAGCCCCCGCTGGCGTTACAAAGCGCTCGGCGTCCGGTGATTGCGCTCTTGCCCGGCAGCCGTCGTTCCGAAGTATCGCGCCTTGTCATACCAATGCTGGACGCGGCGCGTATCCTGAAGCGCGCCTACCCTCGGCTGCGATTGCTACTGGCCGGCGTCGAGCAGCGACTGGATCCGCTGTTGCGTTCCGCCCTTCAGCGCTATCCGGATCTGGAGGTGGACTACAGCATAGGCCAATCGCTGCGCATTTTAGAGAGCTGCGACGCGACCATCATCGCATCCGGCACGGCCACGCTGGAAGCCGCCTATCTGGGCAAGCCGATGGTCTTGCTGTATCGCGTTGGCTGGCTCAACCTGTTTCTGATATCTGCCGTAATTCGAACGCGCTTTATCGGCATTGTCAATATTCTGGCCAGACGGCCGACAGTTCTGGAATTGTTGCAGACCGAGGCGACCGGCGAAAATGCAGCGCGCGAGATCTGTCGCATTCTGGAAGATCGAAGTTACCGGGAAGCGATGCTACAGGAGCTGGCCTACGTGCGCAAGCAGATGGGTCGTGGCAATCCTGCCGCGCATGCCAGCGATTTGATTCTGGATCGGATTCGCCAATTGACCGGTCGCTGA
- a CDS encoding bifunctional ADP-dependent NAD(P)H-hydrate dehydratase/NAD(P)H-hydrate epimerase — MNGNEQPLFDYQSALQLDRASQQEGLNEQQLMGQAALSCFLALQSELESCRRLLLLCGGGNNGGDGYALLYHLLSWRQLGGKAPEKILLLAHGIPRSDASRYYQALAMRLVERQTSVAVLPIAVEQLNAIEWQETDLIVEALLGAGQRPPLRPDLSAILLSVQRARQRTVQRPRLISIDVPAGLFEEQPSSFGAAPADAPLPDRVLCTGAWKLAALLHPQLRSSCSLELAALGFSAGLKPSAWWSSHNLPAHNFFRRSDLDHKYRAGHAWLIGGSSGMEGAAVLAARSFFAAGGGILNGWLPAEGSVALAMSSEPSVLWQELNQAGGRKPAALAIGPGLQSEMLKTQRMLLLQLAVAATASEAWLILDASATALALDGDFPEQLRRRTLLTPHGGEWQGLGGAPVDCVNALLRAQSWHRDRLRCWCLLKGPQSILFSPDGDIHLVGGPQGDLATAGSGDALAGILLAALCKTSSSSALQSMLASLSLLSAAARHAGPNPSASEFPAAIKSILSEDRAHEVLLPQSKRPEQ, encoded by the coding sequence ATGAATGGAAATGAGCAGCCGCTGTTCGACTATCAAAGCGCACTGCAGCTGGATCGCGCCAGTCAGCAAGAGGGACTGAACGAACAGCAGCTGATGGGTCAGGCGGCGCTTTCCTGCTTTCTGGCGCTGCAATCGGAGCTGGAATCTTGCCGCAGATTACTGCTGCTTTGCGGCGGCGGCAACAATGGCGGAGACGGCTATGCCCTGCTCTACCACCTTCTGTCCTGGCGCCAGCTGGGCGGGAAGGCGCCAGAAAAGATCCTGCTGCTGGCGCACGGCATCCCACGCAGCGACGCTTCGCGCTACTACCAGGCGCTGGCGATGCGGCTGGTAGAACGCCAGACATCTGTGGCAGTGCTGCCGATCGCTGTTGAACAGCTCAATGCAATTGAATGGCAAGAGACTGACTTGATTGTTGAAGCGTTGCTGGGCGCCGGTCAGCGGCCGCCGCTGCGTCCAGATCTTTCGGCAATCCTGCTGTCGGTACAGCGGGCGCGTCAGCGCACGGTGCAGAGGCCGCGCCTGATCAGCATCGATGTACCGGCCGGACTTTTCGAGGAACAGCCCAGCAGCTTTGGCGCCGCACCGGCCGACGCACCCCTCCCCGATCGTGTCCTCTGCACTGGGGCCTGGAAATTGGCTGCACTGTTGCATCCGCAGCTGCGGTCCAGCTGCAGCCTGGAACTTGCCGCGCTTGGCTTCAGCGCTGGCCTCAAGCCAAGCGCCTGGTGGAGCAGCCACAACTTGCCCGCGCACAACTTCTTTCGCCGCTCTGATCTGGACCACAAGTACCGCGCCGGACATGCCTGGCTGATTGGCGGTTCAAGCGGCATGGAGGGTGCGGCAGTGCTTGCCGCGCGGAGCTTTTTTGCCGCCGGCGGCGGAATTCTCAACGGCTGGTTGCCGGCCGAGGGTAGCGTGGCGTTGGCCATGAGCAGCGAACCGTCCGTGCTCTGGCAGGAGCTCAATCAGGCCGGAGGGCGAAAGCCCGCAGCACTTGCCATCGGTCCCGGTCTGCAAAGCGAAATGCTAAAGACCCAGCGCATGCTCCTCCTCCAACTGGCAGTAGCTGCCACAGCGTCGGAGGCCTGGCTCATCCTGGACGCCTCGGCGACGGCGCTAGCTCTGGACGGGGACTTCCCGGAGCAGCTTCGGCGGCGCACACTGCTCACGCCGCACGGCGGAGAATGGCAAGGCCTGGGCGGCGCGCCAGTGGATTGTGTGAACGCTCTGCTTCGGGCGCAGAGCTGGCACCGCGACCGACTGCGGTGCTGGTGTTTGCTGAAGGGGCCGCAGAGCATCTTGTTCTCTCCCGACGGCGATATTCACCTGGTGGGAGGGCCGCAGGGCGATCTGGCAACCGCCGGCAGCGGCGATGCCCTCGCTGGCATTCTGCTTGCTGCGCTATGCAAGACCTCCAGCAGCAGCGCTTTGCAGTCTATGCTGGCCAGCCTGAGCTTGCTTTCGGCGGCGGCAAGGCATGCCGGCCCCAACCCCTCAGCCAGCGAGTTTCCGGCCGCAATCAAATCGATTCTCAGCGAGGACAGGGCTCATGAAGTACTACTACCGCAGTCCAAAAGACCTGAGCAATGA
- a CDS encoding glycosyltransferase family 2 protein: MPGQGPAQNDQSVAAILPVAGRPQLLVEALHSVLQQTRPPQEIIVIANAPDPEWRRDLGAAGRIAEEYPDLKWQLHFEARRGPAAARNAGVRLANCRWLAFLDSDDLWQPERLARQLHYLQRRPHLRACHTAELWIKNGRQLNQPARLQPRSGMFLRESMATCLISCSSLLIERQLFLELGGFDDRFRVCEDFELWLRLLQRSPIGLVRAPLTIKRSGGWPQLSQSVDLDYWRARALYKLLCANELSEGDRAEALRQFWAKWRIYANGATRRGGSSRARRLAQAATLRFALPADQGDSGAAAGAS, translated from the coding sequence ATGCCAGGCCAGGGTCCAGCCCAAAACGATCAGAGCGTCGCCGCCATACTGCCCGTGGCCGGGCGACCGCAGCTGCTGGTCGAAGCGTTGCACTCCGTGCTTCAGCAAACAAGACCGCCACAGGAAATCATCGTTATCGCCAATGCGCCGGACCCGGAGTGGCGCCGCGACCTTGGCGCCGCCGGACGCATTGCCGAAGAATATCCAGACCTGAAGTGGCAATTGCATTTCGAAGCGCGTCGCGGGCCAGCGGCGGCGCGCAACGCCGGCGTGCGGCTGGCCAACTGTCGCTGGCTGGCTTTCCTGGATTCCGACGATCTCTGGCAGCCGGAACGTCTGGCGCGCCAGCTTCACTACCTGCAACGCCGACCGCACTTAAGGGCCTGTCACACGGCGGAACTATGGATCAAGAATGGCCGTCAGCTGAATCAGCCTGCCCGCCTGCAACCGCGCAGCGGAATGTTTTTGCGCGAATCAATGGCGACCTGCCTTATCTCCTGTTCCTCGCTATTGATCGAACGGCAGCTCTTCCTTGAGCTGGGCGGATTTGACGATCGTTTTCGAGTATGCGAGGATTTTGAACTCTGGCTGCGGCTGCTGCAGCGCAGTCCCATTGGACTTGTTCGGGCGCCTTTGACAATCAAGCGCAGCGGCGGTTGGCCGCAACTTTCGCAGAGCGTCGACCTGGACTACTGGCGCGCGCGCGCCCTCTACAAGCTGCTTTGCGCCAACGAACTCAGCGAAGGCGATCGCGCCGAGGCCCTGCGCCAGTTCTGGGCAAAGTGGCGAATCTATGCGAACGGCGCTACCCGGCGCGGCGGAAGCAGTCGCGCCAGACGATTGGCACAAGCCGCGACGCTGCGCTTTGCCTTGCCAGCAGATCAGGGCGATTCCGGCGCCGCAGCCGGCGCCTCATAG
- a CDS encoding TolC family protein encodes MRRATFLFSLSLLAPSVLTGQATAENQSFPESESAAGAAGENAPAPLSTSADQPASPAVASDSGPRPQYAPFPLDENGRPRPLSLQDTIRLVLDNNNVLRIRQLEILKSDTDLLKDDARYAPVLEAGYQSQDTINRRTPGYLSTGSEFSTDIVYARLKTLFVTGTYFELGASDTRFESNRNSGTVLDQITGGGGDPLRPSRPLHTGALTFVLQQELLRNSFGYAQRRLNDIYRNRAQIDRETLQYDLTRLVVQTLVNYWSLSIAEENLRTADELLRNTRNIRTITAQKRNIGLAEAFEVNQWNALVAGAELRLDQARLERNNKRRELLRNLNLDPELELSGATQLPSNPPQEMSVDADLLQAYNTRPDFRSIRLQMENARRAAEIADNQLLPSVSVGGSYSSRDYGRHAQTSWNEVSNGRYPDYSVQFKVEYPLWNESAEVDVRNAHISLRQLSLQEEELRRQIHDEVLQGQEAIRTAYSGLQKARLAVEETNRFYQGLVARYRQGRFTAVAVKEALDALVQARQGGTEALINYNISLLRYELTRNTVFHTYEIDIDETLNRALIEASSYEAPAAAPESP; translated from the coding sequence ATGAGGCGTGCCACTTTCCTTTTCAGTCTGTCGCTGCTGGCCCCTTCCGTCCTTACGGGCCAGGCTACGGCCGAGAATCAGAGCTTTCCCGAAAGCGAATCCGCAGCCGGCGCGGCCGGGGAAAATGCGCCAGCGCCCTTATCGACCTCCGCGGATCAGCCTGCCAGCCCCGCGGTCGCCAGCGATTCAGGGCCGCGGCCACAATACGCTCCGTTTCCCCTGGATGAAAACGGAAGGCCGCGCCCTTTGAGCTTACAGGATACGATTCGACTGGTGCTGGATAACAACAATGTCCTGCGTATTCGTCAGCTGGAAATCCTCAAGAGCGACACCGATCTCTTGAAGGATGACGCGCGCTATGCGCCGGTCCTGGAGGCTGGATACCAATCACAGGATACGATCAACCGGCGCACTCCAGGCTATTTGAGCACGGGAAGCGAATTTTCCACGGACATCGTCTATGCGCGATTGAAGACGCTGTTTGTGACGGGGACCTACTTTGAACTGGGGGCTTCCGATACGCGCTTTGAATCAAACCGCAACAGCGGAACAGTTCTCGATCAAATAACCGGCGGCGGCGGCGATCCGCTACGTCCCTCGCGTCCGCTGCACACCGGCGCCTTGACTTTTGTTCTGCAGCAGGAATTGCTGCGCAATTCATTTGGCTATGCTCAGCGTCGATTGAACGACATCTACCGCAATCGGGCGCAGATTGATCGCGAGACTCTGCAATATGATCTCACCCGACTTGTAGTCCAGACTCTGGTCAACTACTGGTCCTTGAGTATTGCCGAGGAGAACTTGCGCACTGCCGACGAACTCTTGCGCAATACGCGAAACATCCGAACGATTACGGCGCAAAAGCGCAATATTGGCCTGGCCGAAGCCTTCGAAGTCAATCAATGGAATGCACTGGTTGCCGGCGCCGAATTGCGACTGGATCAGGCGCGCCTGGAACGCAACAACAAGCGTCGCGAGTTGCTGCGCAACTTAAACCTGGATCCGGAACTCGAACTGAGCGGCGCAACGCAGTTGCCCAGCAACCCGCCGCAAGAAATGAGCGTCGACGCCGACCTGCTGCAGGCTTACAACACGCGCCCGGATTTCCGATCGATTCGGCTGCAAATGGAGAATGCCCGTCGCGCCGCCGAAATCGCCGACAACCAGCTCTTGCCTTCGGTCTCAGTAGGCGGCAGCTACAGCAGTCGCGACTACGGACGACACGCGCAGACCTCCTGGAATGAGGTCTCCAATGGTCGTTATCCAGACTACAGCGTGCAATTCAAGGTGGAATATCCGCTCTGGAACGAAAGCGCCGAAGTTGATGTTCGCAACGCTCATATCAGTCTGCGACAACTATCCTTGCAGGAGGAAGAACTGCGCCGGCAAATTCATGATGAAGTGCTGCAGGGGCAAGAGGCAATTCGAACCGCATACAGCGGACTGCAAAAGGCGCGCCTGGCGGTGGAGGAAACCAACCGATTCTACCAGGGACTTGTCGCTCGCTATCGTCAGGGTCGCTTCACCGCTGTTGCTGTCAAAGAAGCGCTCGATGCTCTGGTGCAGGCGAGGCAGGGCGGCACAGAAGCCTTAATCAACTACAATATCAGTCTCTTGCGCTACGAATTGACTCGCAATACCGTTTTTCATACCTACGAAATTGATATTGACGAGACGCTCAATCGCGCATTGATCGAAGCGTCCAGCTATGAGGCGCCGGCTGCGGCGCCGGAATCGCCCTGA
- the nusA gene encoding transcription termination factor NusA produces the protein MAKTTKKASGGPDLQAFFNFINDISEQKGLSRDEVTEVVRSSLITAYQRKYGQEADLEAILDRENLIILVIYRRHVVEHVMNPHREISVEDARPEKADARPGDILESRENPFEFSRIGATNVRQILLQRLKELEREIIYNEFKKKEGELINGYFLRWRDRDVMYVDLGRAEGVMPRREQIPNERFRPGDRVKALVRLVELKREKSREPGPFITLSRAAPDFVRRLFEMEIPEIYDGVVEILSIARQPGYRSKVMVRSNRQDVDPVGACVGIKGVRIQSIVRELGNERIDIVNFSNDPEELIANALSPARVSEVRADSRAREALVVTPDDSYSMAIGNNGANVRLASQLTEYRLTVKSQTQFSEEMSSPEARAQLEALFAPRPAEEAAEEDYTPLSELPGLTSRVIGLLEEAGIKSVEDLLETAPEQLEALPGVGKTTARQILQILSESVEFEEN, from the coding sequence ATGGCGAAGACAACCAAAAAGGCGAGCGGCGGCCCGGATCTGCAGGCCTTCTTCAATTTCATTAATGATATCAGCGAGCAGAAAGGACTCAGTCGAGACGAAGTTACGGAAGTGGTGCGCAGCAGCCTGATCACCGCCTACCAGCGGAAGTACGGACAGGAGGCGGATCTCGAAGCAATTCTGGACCGTGAGAACCTGATCATTCTTGTTATCTACCGTCGTCACGTTGTGGAGCATGTGATGAACCCGCACCGCGAAATATCCGTAGAGGATGCGCGTCCGGAGAAGGCCGACGCCCGGCCAGGCGACATACTGGAAAGTCGTGAGAACCCCTTCGAATTCTCGCGCATTGGCGCTACCAATGTTCGTCAAATTTTGTTACAGCGCCTCAAGGAACTGGAACGTGAGATCATTTACAATGAATTCAAAAAGAAAGAAGGGGAGCTGATCAACGGCTACTTTCTGCGCTGGCGCGATCGCGATGTCATGTATGTCGACCTCGGGCGCGCCGAGGGCGTGATGCCGCGCCGCGAACAAATTCCGAACGAACGCTTTCGTCCCGGCGATCGCGTCAAGGCCCTGGTGCGGCTGGTGGAACTGAAGCGCGAGAAGTCGCGCGAACCTGGTCCCTTTATCACTCTCTCGCGTGCGGCGCCGGATTTTGTGCGTCGCCTGTTCGAAATGGAAATCCCGGAGATCTATGACGGCGTGGTAGAGATTCTCTCGATCGCGCGCCAGCCTGGCTATCGGTCGAAGGTCATGGTGCGTTCCAACCGTCAGGATGTGGATCCAGTCGGCGCCTGCGTCGGCATCAAAGGCGTACGCATTCAGTCGATTGTGCGCGAACTGGGCAATGAACGTATCGACATTGTTAACTTCTCCAACGATCCGGAAGAATTGATCGCCAATGCGCTCAGTCCGGCGCGCGTCAGCGAGGTGCGCGCCGATTCCCGAGCGCGCGAAGCGCTGGTGGTGACGCCAGACGATTCCTACAGCATGGCCATTGGCAACAATGGCGCCAATGTGCGACTGGCCTCGCAGCTGACGGAATACCGACTGACAGTGAAGTCCCAGACACAATTCAGCGAAGAAATGTCCTCGCCGGAGGCGCGCGCGCAACTGGAAGCGCTGTTTGCTCCTCGGCCCGCTGAGGAAGCCGCGGAAGAAGACTACACTCCGCTCAGCGAATTGCCTGGCTTGACCTCGCGCGTCATTGGTTTGCTGGAAGAGGCAGGAATCAAGAGCGTTGAGGATTTGTTGGAGACTGCGCCTGAACAGCTGGAAGCCTTGCCGGGCGTTGGTAAGACTACTGCCAGGCAGATCTTGCAAATCCTTTCGGAGTCTGTAGAGTTCGAGGAGAACTAA
- a CDS encoding zinc ribbon domain-containing protein has product MPTYSYRCKHCGHQYEAFQSMSEAAHSDCPECKGQVERLIGGGAGIVFKGSGFYVTDYRKSSSNSGGGKGESSAGAATPASGAASPSPSTGASSSNSSSSSSSGAAS; this is encoded by the coding sequence ATGCCAACCTACAGCTACCGTTGCAAACATTGCGGTCACCAGTACGAAGCCTTCCAAAGTATGAGCGAGGCGGCGCACAGCGACTGTCCGGAGTGTAAGGGACAGGTAGAGCGATTGATCGGCGGCGGCGCCGGCATTGTATTCAAAGGCAGCGGCTTCTATGTGACCGATTATCGTAAGTCCTCGTCAAATTCCGGCGGCGGCAAGGGCGAGTCTTCTGCCGGCGCAGCAACGCCTGCCTCTGGCGCAGCATCCCCTTCGCCATCAACAGGCGCCTCCAGCTCCAATTCCAGTAGCAGCTCATCGAGCGGCGCCGCCAGCTGA
- the infB gene encoding translation initiation factor IF-2, producing the protein MADDKQKNPGKIKDQLGSAGGSQKKKLVIKKKTGEQAHDISDTFRREDGGRQQAPRPENAPQSGARAPGAGGDRPAPAPPRPMQRPGGAPAERRPDGPARSGAPRPYSENRGGPRPYSDNRGGPRPYSDNRGGPRPGGGPGQGGPRGPGGPRPGGGPGQGGPRGPGGPRPGGPRLGGATPFDAAVQSARRQPGGPGGPGGPGGYGGQRRPGAPGATQGQAGAGAGGQRPPGVGRTDHRRDDKDRDRQRENAKFFQKQEKKKASSASSVPKQIEIMESIQVGDLARKLNLKPSEIIGKLMKMGEMVTITKAIDADTATLVAAEYGCEVKVVSLYEETVIKEELDAEDRQETRPPVVTVMGHVDHGKTRLLDTIRNTNVIDTESGAITQHIGAYQAVTPQGRITFLDTPGHEAFTAMRARGAAVTDIVVLVVAADDGVKQQTIEAINHAREAKVPIIVAVNKIDLPAADVERVKKELSQYGLSSEDWGGDTVYCPISAKQNTGIEHLLEMILLQADILKLKANPALRAVGRVVEARIDPGKGPVATVLVQKGTLREGDPYVVGVFSGRVRAMFDDRGRRIKEAGPATPVEIAGIDGVPDAGDPFQAVENEKYAREVATKRQHYKQITSAADRTAPSLDGLAGWVQEHKEIKIIIKADVQGSVQAIRDGLIKLSTDDVKVRVVHGATGAISESDVNLASASEALVVGFHVRATPRASELADRQRVQIKYYSIIYDVIDDIRLAMEGMLEPDTVEETTGTAEVREVFRISRVGNVAGCMLVSGKVQRSNQVRVIRDNTVIYSGKLRSIRRHKDEVNEVAEGYECGIALENYNDLQVGDRLECYELKQVARKL; encoded by the coding sequence ATGGCGGACGATAAACAAAAGAATCCCGGCAAGATCAAGGATCAGTTGGGCAGCGCTGGCGGCAGCCAGAAGAAGAAGCTGGTCATCAAGAAGAAAACCGGCGAGCAAGCGCACGATATTTCTGACACCTTCCGTCGTGAAGATGGCGGGCGTCAGCAAGCGCCCCGTCCCGAAAACGCTCCGCAATCCGGCGCGCGCGCGCCCGGCGCCGGCGGCGATCGCCCGGCGCCAGCGCCTCCGCGACCGATGCAGCGTCCCGGCGGCGCACCCGCCGAACGCCGACCGGACGGTCCCGCTCGATCTGGAGCGCCGCGTCCTTATTCTGAAAATCGAGGCGGTCCGCGCCCTTATTCTGACAATCGTGGCGGTCCGCGCCCTTATTCTGACAATCGCGGCGGTCCGCGTCCCGGCGGCGGTCCTGGTCAGGGCGGACCACGCGGGCCCGGCGGTCCGCGTCCCGGCGGCGGTCCCGGTCAGGGCGGACCACGCGGGCCCGGCGGACCTCGCCCTGGCGGTCCGCGGCTTGGCGGCGCTACCCCCTTTGATGCTGCAGTGCAGAGTGCGCGTCGTCAGCCCGGCGGACCCGGCGGACCCGGCGGTCCGGGGGGATATGGCGGGCAGCGACGTCCAGGCGCTCCGGGCGCCACCCAGGGCCAGGCAGGCGCGGGCGCAGGCGGGCAGAGACCGCCCGGCGTTGGCCGTACTGACCATCGCCGCGACGACAAAGATCGCGATCGTCAGCGCGAGAACGCCAAGTTTTTTCAGAAGCAAGAAAAGAAGAAGGCCTCTTCGGCCAGTTCAGTTCCGAAGCAAATCGAGATAATGGAGAGCATTCAGGTCGGCGACCTGGCGCGCAAGCTGAACCTCAAGCCCAGCGAGATCATCGGCAAGCTGATGAAGATGGGCGAGATGGTCACAATTACCAAGGCCATCGATGCCGACACTGCGACTCTGGTTGCAGCCGAATATGGCTGCGAGGTGAAGGTTGTCTCGCTTTACGAAGAGACGGTCATCAAAGAAGAGCTTGATGCGGAAGATCGCCAGGAGACGCGTCCGCCGGTGGTAACCGTGATGGGACATGTGGATCACGGTAAAACGCGCCTGCTTGATACCATTCGCAACACCAATGTCATCGACACGGAATCGGGTGCGATCACTCAGCACATTGGCGCCTACCAGGCGGTAACTCCCCAGGGCCGTATCACTTTTCTGGATACGCCGGGCCACGAGGCTTTTACTGCGATGCGCGCCAGGGGCGCAGCTGTCACCGATATCGTTGTCCTGGTTGTGGCCGCCGATGATGGCGTGAAACAGCAGACCATCGAAGCCATCAACCATGCTCGCGAAGCAAAGGTTCCGATCATCGTCGCCGTAAACAAAATCGATTTGCCGGCGGCGGATGTGGAGCGCGTCAAGAAGGAGCTGTCGCAATACGGACTGTCCTCTGAGGACTGGGGCGGGGACACGGTCTACTGTCCCATTTCAGCCAAACAAAATACTGGAATCGAGCACCTGCTGGAAATGATCCTGCTGCAGGCGGACATTCTCAAATTGAAAGCCAATCCGGCGCTGCGCGCTGTTGGGCGCGTGGTCGAAGCGCGCATTGACCCGGGCAAGGGTCCGGTGGCAACCGTGCTGGTTCAAAAGGGTACGCTGCGCGAAGGCGATCCCTATGTCGTGGGCGTTTTCTCCGGCCGTGTGCGGGCGATGTTTGACGACCGCGGCCGTCGCATCAAGGAAGCCGGGCCGGCTACGCCGGTGGAAATCGCTGGTATCGACGGCGTGCCTGATGCGGGCGATCCCTTCCAGGCGGTAGAAAACGAAAAATATGCGCGCGAGGTTGCCACCAAGCGACAGCATTACAAGCAAATCACCTCCGCCGCCGACCGGACGGCGCCGTCGCTCGATGGCCTGGCCGGCTGGGTGCAGGAACACAAGGAAATCAAGATCATCATCAAGGCCGACGTACAGGGCTCGGTGCAGGCAATCCGCGATGGCCTGATCAAGCTCTCCACCGACGATGTCAAGGTGCGCGTCGTTCACGGCGCTACTGGCGCAATCAGCGAGTCGGACGTGAATCTGGCCAGCGCCTCCGAAGCGCTGGTAGTTGGCTTCCACGTTCGCGCTACGCCGCGAGCCTCGGAACTGGCCGATCGCCAGCGCGTTCAGATCAAGTACTACAGCATCATCTACGATGTGATCGACGACATTCGTCTGGCGATGGAAGGCATGCTGGAGCCGGATACGGTGGAAGAGACCACCGGCACAGCCGAGGTGCGCGAGGTGTTCCGCATCAGCCGCGTTGGCAATGTTGCCGGCTGTATGCTCGTCTCCGGAAAAGTCCAGCGCTCCAATCAGGTGCGCGTCATTCGGGACAATACGGTCATCTACAGCGGCAAGCTGCGCTCGATACGGCGCCACAAGGACGAGGTGAACGAAGTGGCCGAAGGGTACGAGTGCGGCATCGCCCTTGAGAACTACAACGACCTTCAGGTTGGCGACCGGCTGGAGTGCTACGAGCTCAAGCAGGTTGCGCGCAAGCTCTGA